Proteins encoded in a region of the Streptomyces akebiae genome:
- a CDS encoding MazG-like family protein → MSEQTHSPDDLWQSVALLHAWLEADQPHGGQEGLLLRMLKLQEEVGEVAQAVIGATGQNPRKGTTHTWDDVGSELCDVVITALVALRTLTPDARAVFAAHLAGVTARSLASRHG, encoded by the coding sequence ATGAGCGAGCAGACCCACTCCCCCGACGACCTCTGGCAGTCCGTCGCACTCCTGCACGCCTGGCTGGAGGCCGACCAGCCGCACGGCGGCCAAGAGGGCCTGCTGCTGCGGATGTTGAAGCTCCAGGAGGAGGTCGGCGAGGTCGCGCAGGCGGTGATCGGCGCGACCGGGCAGAACCCGCGCAAGGGCACCACCCACACCTGGGACGACGTCGGGTCGGAGCTGTGCGACGTCGTCATCACGGCTCTGGTGGCGCTGCGCACCCTGACCCCGGACGCCCGCGCGGTCTTCGCGGCCCATCTGGCCGGGGTCACCGCCCGCTCGCTGGCCTCCCGCCATGGCTGA
- a CDS encoding nuclear transport factor 2 family protein → MTIAPAKLSDPAVRAFVAAVNAHDEDAFFALLTEDATMSDDGSDRDIADWTDREIFSSHGHIEVHRETAGGRSLVANYRNDTWGEMRTAWRFTVSEDGRISRFETGQA, encoded by the coding sequence ATGACGATCGCACCCGCCAAACTCAGCGACCCGGCCGTCCGGGCCTTCGTCGCCGCGGTGAACGCCCATGACGAGGACGCGTTCTTCGCGCTCCTCACGGAGGACGCGACGATGTCGGACGACGGCTCCGACCGTGACATCGCGGACTGGACCGACCGGGAGATCTTCTCCTCCCACGGCCACATCGAGGTCCACCGCGAAACCGCGGGCGGCCGTTCCCTGGTCGCCAACTACCGCAACGACACCTGGGGCGAGATGCGCACCGCGTGGCGCTTCACGGTGTCGGAGGACGGCAGGATCAGCCGGTTCGAGACGGGCCAGGCCTGA
- a CDS encoding DoxX family membrane protein: MTSFDRRDLGLLLLRLGTGGVLAAHGTQKLFGWFGGHGLKGTGAFMESVGYTPGKASATAAGLAETGGGALLALGLATPAAGAAAAGAMGGATAIHAPNGFFNAEGGYEYAATLGLAAAGLAVAGPGRLSLDHAFHHVVDRGWMVPAALAGTAAVTAVVVGLRNQRVRKEKEGEQEALFEE; encoded by the coding sequence ATGACCTCATTCGACCGACGTGATCTGGGACTGCTGCTCCTGCGGCTGGGCACGGGCGGTGTGCTCGCCGCGCACGGGACGCAGAAGCTGTTCGGCTGGTTCGGCGGGCACGGCCTCAAGGGCACCGGCGCGTTCATGGAGTCCGTCGGGTACACCCCCGGCAAGGCCAGCGCCACCGCCGCCGGCCTCGCCGAGACCGGCGGCGGCGCACTGCTCGCGCTGGGCCTCGCGACGCCCGCGGCCGGTGCCGCCGCGGCGGGCGCGATGGGCGGCGCGACCGCGATCCACGCGCCCAACGGCTTCTTCAACGCCGAGGGCGGCTACGAGTACGCGGCGACGCTGGGCCTGGCCGCCGCGGGCCTCGCCGTCGCCGGGCCCGGCCGGCTCTCCCTCGACCACGCGTTCCACCATGTCGTCGACCGGGGCTGGATGGTCCCGGCGGCGCTCGCCGGTACGGCCGCGGTCACGGCGGTGGTCGTCGGCCTGCGCAACCAGCGGGTGCGCAAGGAGAAGGAGGGCGAGCAGGAGGCGTTGTTCGAGGAGTGA
- a CDS encoding aldo/keto reductase → METNSHTSTATDTSTATDTSTATSTSTVAQPYTRSLGRSGIQVSALGFGCWAIGGEWQDTDGQPLGWGKVDDEESVRAVHRALDLGVTFFDTADTYGAGHSERVLGRALGKRRADVVVATKWGNVFDEPTRTLTGQDDTPAHARRALTASLDRLGTDHVDLYQLHLSDADPERAAELRDTCEEFVREGLIRAYAWSTDDPDRAAVFAEGPHCAAVQHRLNILQDAPELLALCAESNLASINRSPLAMGLLTGKHTGGRALEAGDIRSTPPAWLPGFHAEGGADPEWLGRVEALREILTGEGRTLAQGALAWIWARSPHTVPIPGFRSVAQAEENAGALAKGPLPAERMAEIDLILGR, encoded by the coding sequence ATGGAGACGAACTCGCACACGAGCACGGCCACCGACACGAGCACGGCCACGGACACGAGCACAGCCACGAGCACGAGCACGGTCGCGCAGCCGTACACCCGCTCCCTCGGCCGCAGCGGCATCCAGGTCAGCGCCCTCGGCTTCGGCTGCTGGGCCATCGGCGGCGAGTGGCAGGACACCGACGGACAGCCGCTGGGCTGGGGCAAGGTGGACGACGAGGAGTCCGTACGGGCGGTCCACCGCGCCCTCGACCTCGGCGTCACCTTCTTCGACACGGCCGACACCTACGGCGCCGGCCACAGCGAACGCGTCCTCGGCCGGGCGCTCGGCAAGCGCCGCGCGGACGTCGTCGTGGCCACCAAGTGGGGCAACGTCTTCGACGAGCCGACCCGCACCCTCACCGGCCAGGACGACACCCCTGCCCACGCCCGCCGCGCCCTCACCGCCTCCCTCGACCGTCTCGGCACCGACCACGTCGACCTGTACCAGCTCCACCTCTCCGACGCCGACCCCGAGCGGGCCGCCGAACTCCGGGACACCTGCGAGGAGTTCGTCCGGGAGGGCCTGATCCGGGCGTACGCCTGGAGCACCGACGACCCGGACCGCGCGGCCGTGTTCGCCGAGGGCCCGCACTGCGCGGCCGTGCAGCACCGGCTGAACATCCTCCAGGACGCCCCCGAACTCCTCGCGCTGTGCGCGGAGTCGAACCTCGCGAGCATCAACCGCAGCCCCCTGGCCATGGGTCTGCTCACCGGCAAGCACACCGGCGGGCGCGCCCTGGAGGCCGGTGACATCCGCAGCACCCCGCCCGCCTGGCTGCCCGGCTTCCACGCGGAGGGCGGCGCCGACCCGGAGTGGCTCGGCCGGGTGGAGGCGCTGCGCGAGATCCTCACCGGCGAGGGCCGTACGCTCGCGCAGGGCGCCCTCGCCTGGATCTGGGCCCGCAGCCCCCACACGGTGCCCATCCCCGGCTTCCGCTCGGTCGCCCAGGCCGAGGAGAACGCGGGCGCCCTCGCGAAGGGACCGCTCCCCGCGGAGCGCATGGCCGAGATCGACCTGATCCTGGGGCGGTGA